ACAGCAACAAAAGCCGGCGAAACCTTTAAAGATGTCTATGTTTTCCCAAATCCCGTGAAAGGAGATTATCAGGGAGATATCATTGTTACCGGTTTAATGGCCGATACTAATGTAAAAATTACCGACATTAGCGGCAATCTTGTTTATGAAACCAAATCAGTGGGAGGGCAAGCCGTGTGGCATGGTAAAAATTTACATGGACATAGGGTTCATACCGGAGTTTATCTGGTATTTTGTGCCTCAAGTGACGGTACACAGACCTGTGTCACAAAAATATTGTTCATCCGTTGATATGCCGGAGC
Above is a window of Bacteroidota bacterium DNA encoding:
- a CDS encoding T9SS type A sorting domain-containing protein produces the protein TATKAGETFKDVYVFPNPVKGDYQGDIIVTGLMADTNVKITDISGNLVYETKSVGGQAVWHGKNLHGHRVHTGVYLVFCASSDGTQTCVTKILFIR